From a region of the Lactuca sativa cultivar Salinas chromosome 4, Lsat_Salinas_v11, whole genome shotgun sequence genome:
- the LOC128133407 gene encoding RHOMBOID-like protein 2, whose translation MTFICSIFNNNNINKISSHTNQQQRIKIRVLNLGKPFLFSSLEKLGALQWRKIVHGNQGWRLVIANWLHAGLIHLVANMLSLVRIGICLEQQFGFLRVELIYMLSRFGGSALSSLFLQNNILVGASGALFGLLGTMLSELITNWTIYSNQLLHRKYSGNLLVNMLGKWKESEYSGQSVPVGGLAYYVTAPSR comes from the exons ATGACTTTTATCTGTTCAATCTTCAACAATAACAATATCAACAAGATCAGTAGTCATACCAACCAACAacaaagaatcaagattcgtgttTTGAATCTGGGTAAACCG TTTTTGTTTTCCAGCCTCGAGAAACTGGGAGCTCTTCAATGGCGGAAAATCGTGCACGGAAATCAAGGATGGAGACTCGTCATCGCTAACTGGTTACATGCCGGATTGATTCATCTAGTCGCTAATATGTTAAGCCTTGTCCGCATCGGCATTTGCCTTGAACAACAATTTGGATTTC TTCGCGTAGAATTGATCTACATGTTATCACGATTTGGGGGTAGCGCTCTTTCTTCATTATTCCTTCAAAACAACATCTTAGTTGGTGCCTCCGGTGCTCTCTTCGGTTTACTCGGGACAATGCTCTCCGAACTCATCACAAACTGGACAATCTACTCCAACCAG TTGTTGCACAGAAAGTACAGTGGGAATTTATTGGTTAATATGTTGGGAAAATGGAAGGAGTCTGAATACTCTGGTCAATCTGTTCCAGTTGGTGGTCTTGCTTATTATGTTACTGCACCTTCAAGGTAA
- the LOC111917713 gene encoding lignin-forming anionic peroxidase-like, protein MGSRHTSAAIFFLLFLSVTNNTPCNAQLSSTFYDATCPTALRTIRTTIRTAISCERRMAASLLRLRFHDCFVQGCDVSILLEDGASIIGEKNALPNKGSVRGYEVIDAAKSKVEKLCPGVVSCADILTVAARDASEMVGGPSWSVKLGRRDSTTASLVLAETSLPSFKAPLDSLISTFKDNGLSARDMVALSGAHTIGQAQCFLFRDRIYSNGSDIDVGFASTRRRGCPINDGNGNLAPLDLVTPNTFDYNYFKNLIQKKGLLESDQVLYSGGSTDSIVSEYSNNPSKFKSDFAEAMVKMSEIRSLTGQ, encoded by the coding sequence ATGGGTTCTAGACATACTTCTGCAGCCATCTTCTTCTTGCTTTTTCTCTCTGTTACTAACAACACACCCTGCAACGCACAGTTATCTTCTACCTTCTACGACGCTACATGTCCCACTGCACTCCGTACAATCAGAACCACCATCAGAACAGCCATATCTTGTGAACGTCGCATGGCGGCTTCCCTCCTTCGTCTCCGTTTCCACGACTGCTTCGTTCAAGGTTGTGACGTATCGATCTTGTTGGAGGATGGGGCTTCGATAATAGGAGAAAAGAATGCGTTGCCTAATAAGGGTTCTGTAAGAGGCTACGAAGTGATAGACGCTGCAAAATCTAAGGTGGAGAAACTATGTCCCGGAGTTGTATCTTGTGCAGACATACTCACGGTGGCCGCCCGTGATGCATCAGAAATGGTTGGTGGTCCGTCATGGTCGGTGAAGCTCGGAAGAAGAGATTCCACCACCGCTAGCCTTGTTCTAGCGGAGACAAGTCTTCCTAGCTTTAAAGCTCCTCTTGATTCACTTATCTCCACCTTCAAAGATAACGGACTTAGCGCCAGGGACATGGTTGCTTTATCAGGAGCTCATACAATTGGACAAGCTCAATGCTTCTTGTTTCGTGACAGAATATACAGCAATGGATCAGATATTGATGTCGGATTTGCTAGCACGCGTAGACGTGGTTGCCCTATAAACGATGGAAATGGAAATCTTGCACCACTAGATTTGGTGACACCGAATACGTTTGATTACAACTACTTCAAGAATCTGATACAAAAGAAGGGTCTTCTTGAATCAGATCAGGTGCTTTACAGTGGTGGGTCCACAGACAGCATAGTTTCTGAATATAGCAACAATCCTTCCAAGTTCAAGTCGGATTTTGCAGAAGCGATGGTGAAGATGAGTGAGATCAGGTCGTTAACGGGTCAATAA
- the LOC128125932 gene encoding lignin-forming anionic peroxidase-like, with the protein MDYRHISTAIFFLLFLSVTNNTPCNAQLSSTFYDATCPTALRTIRTTIRTAISRERRMAASLLRLHFHDCFVQGCDASILLEDGPSIVGERNALPNKGSVRGYEVIDAAKSEVEKLCPGVVSCADILTVAARDASEMVGGPSWSVKLGRRDSTTASLVLAETSLPSFKAPLDSLISTFKDNGLSARDMVALSGAHTIGQAQCFLFRDRIYSNGSDIDAGFASTRRRGCPVNDGNGNLAPLDLVTPNSFDYNYFKNLIQKKGLLESDQVLYSGGSTDSIVSEYSNNPSKFKSEFAEAMVKMSEIRPLTGQEGVIRRICGALP; encoded by the coding sequence ATGGATTATCGACATATTTCTACAGCGATCTTCTTCTTGCTCTTTCTCTCAGTTACTAACAACACACCCTGCAACGCACAGTTATCTTCTACCTTCTACGACGCTACATGTCCCACTGCACTCCGTACGATCAGAACCACCATCAGAACAGCCATATCTCGTGAACGTCGCATGGCGGCTTCCCTCCTTCGTCTCCATTTCCACGACTGCTTCGTTCAAGGTTGTGACGCATCGATCTTGTTGGAGGATGGGCCTTCGATAGTAGGAGAAAGGAATGCGTTGCCTAATAAGGGTTCTGTAAGAGGCTACGAAGTGATAGACGCTGCAAAATCTGAGGTGGAGAAACTTTGTCCCGGAGTTGTATCTTGTGCAGACATACTCACGGTGGCCGCTCGTGATGCATCAGAAATGGTTGGTGGTCCGTCATGGTCGGTGAAGCTCGGAAGAAGAGATTCCACCACCGCTAGCCTTGTTCTAGCGGAGACCAGTCTTCCTAGCTTTAAAGCTCCTCTTGATTCACTTATCTCCACCTTCAAAGATAACGGACTTAGCGCCAGGGACATGGTTGCTTTATCAGGAGCTCATACAATCGGACAAGCTCAATGCTTCTTGTTTCGTGACAGAATATACAGCAATGGATCAGATATTGATGCCGGATTTGCTAGCACACGTAGACGTGGTTGCCCTGTAAATGATGGAAATGGAAATCTTGCACCACTAGATTTGGTGACACCGAATTCGTTTGATTACAACTACTTCAAGAATCTGATACAAAAGAAGGGTCTTCTTGAATCAGATCAGGTGCTTTACAGTGGTGGGTCAACAGACAGCATAGTTTCGGAATATAGCAACAATCCTTCCAAGTTCAAGTCGGAGTTTGCAGAAGCGATGGTGAAGATGAGTGAGATCAGGCCGTTAACGGGTCAAGAAGGAGTGATAAGGAGGATATGTGGTGCTCTTCCCTAA